One genomic window of Actinoplanes lobatus includes the following:
- a CDS encoding zinc-dependent alcohol dehydrogenase family protein — MKGLVYGGGGRRSWTDVPDAQVRDARDAVIRVDTVTICGTDLHILGGDVPEVAPGRVLGHEAVGTVVALGPAVTGLTVGDRVLASCISACGTCRFCRDRAYGQCRSGGGWLLGHTIDGVQAEYARIPFADLSTYRLPQRVSNEDAVLLADILPTSYEVGVLNGRVRPGDTVVIVGAGPIGLAAVLTARLFSPAHIVVIDKAESRLQAAKNLGADVTLTPERVPLGAIRALTGGLGADVVMEAVGTPQTFELCTDLVRPGGTVANIGVHGKPATLHLEDLWIRNVTITTGLVDTYSTPKLLDMLVAGQIDVGSLVTHRFGLDEMERAYDVFADPGRTGALKVVLTR, encoded by the coding sequence ATGAAAGGGCTCGTGTACGGCGGAGGCGGACGACGGTCCTGGACGGATGTCCCGGACGCCCAGGTGCGTGACGCGCGGGACGCGGTGATCCGGGTCGACACGGTCACGATCTGCGGCACCGACCTGCACATCCTCGGCGGCGACGTGCCGGAGGTGGCGCCCGGGCGGGTGCTCGGCCACGAGGCGGTCGGGACGGTGGTGGCGCTGGGGCCCGCGGTGACCGGCCTGACCGTCGGCGACCGGGTTCTGGCGTCGTGCATCTCGGCGTGCGGCACCTGCCGGTTCTGCCGGGACCGGGCCTACGGGCAGTGCCGGTCCGGTGGTGGCTGGCTCCTCGGCCACACCATCGACGGGGTGCAGGCCGAGTACGCCCGCATCCCGTTCGCCGACCTGTCCACGTACCGGCTGCCGCAGCGGGTGAGCAACGAGGACGCGGTGCTGCTGGCCGACATCCTGCCCACCTCGTACGAGGTCGGGGTGCTCAACGGCCGGGTCCGCCCGGGCGACACCGTGGTGATCGTCGGCGCCGGGCCGATCGGGCTGGCCGCCGTGCTCACCGCGCGTCTGTTCTCACCCGCGCACATCGTGGTGATCGACAAGGCGGAGAGCCGGCTGCAGGCCGCCAAGAACCTCGGCGCTGATGTCACCCTGACCCCGGAACGGGTGCCGCTGGGCGCCATCCGGGCGCTCACCGGCGGGCTCGGGGCGGACGTGGTGATGGAGGCGGTCGGCACGCCGCAGACCTTCGAGTTGTGCACCGACCTGGTGCGCCCGGGCGGGACGGTGGCCAACATCGGCGTGCACGGCAAACCGGCCACGCTGCACCTGGAAGACCTGTGGATCCGCAATGTCACGATCACCACCGGGCTGGTCGACACGTACTCGACGCCGAAGCTTCTCGACATGCTGGTGGCCGGGCAGATCGACGTGGGCTCGCTGGTCACCCACCGGTTCGGCCTCGACGAGATGGAACGGGCGTACGACGTGTTCGCCGACCCGGGCCGCACCGGCGCGCTCAAGGTGGTGCTCACCCGGTGA